A window of the Nisaea acidiphila genome harbors these coding sequences:
- a CDS encoding complex I NDUFA9 subunit family protein, with product MFDGKQITIFGGSGFIGRNIVRELAQRGARIEVACRDVEGAKHLKVQGVVGQVTPVHVDVTEGESAIAPAVEGADMVINLCGILYESGRNRFDAVQATAPGLIAAAAAKAGAKKFVHISAIGADAKSPARYARSKAAGEEAVRAAFPGASILRPSIVFGPDDDFFNRFGAMAESLPFLPLIGGGKTKFQPVYVDDVADAALNALASDPAAGKIFELGGPKIYSFRDLMELVIAQTGRKRRLVDIPFWLASVEAAFLEWLPTPPLTRDQVELLKSDNVVSEGALTLQDLEVEPTACEAILPTYLDRFRPGGRYNRFRAA from the coding sequence ATGTTCGACGGTAAGCAGATCACCATTTTCGGAGGCTCCGGCTTCATCGGCCGGAATATCGTGCGCGAACTGGCGCAGCGCGGCGCCCGCATCGAAGTCGCCTGCCGCGACGTGGAAGGCGCCAAGCACCTGAAGGTCCAGGGAGTCGTCGGGCAGGTCACACCGGTCCATGTCGACGTGACCGAAGGGGAGAGCGCGATCGCTCCCGCCGTAGAGGGCGCCGACATGGTGATCAATCTCTGCGGCATTCTCTACGAGAGCGGCCGCAACCGGTTCGACGCCGTGCAGGCGACCGCGCCCGGCCTGATCGCAGCGGCGGCTGCAAAAGCAGGCGCGAAGAAATTCGTCCATATCTCCGCAATCGGTGCCGATGCCAAATCGCCGGCTCGCTATGCACGCAGCAAGGCGGCCGGCGAGGAAGCCGTGCGCGCCGCCTTCCCGGGTGCGTCGATCCTGCGGCCCAGCATCGTTTTCGGCCCCGACGACGACTTCTTCAATCGCTTCGGTGCGATGGCGGAAAGCTTGCCCTTCCTGCCGCTGATCGGCGGCGGCAAGACGAAGTTCCAGCCTGTCTATGTGGACGATGTCGCCGACGCCGCCCTGAACGCGCTGGCCAGCGATCCGGCGGCAGGCAAGATCTTCGAACTCGGCGGCCCGAAGATTTACAGCTTCAGGGACCTGATGGAACTGGTGATCGCGCAGACCGGCCGCAAACGCCGCCTCGTCGACATCCCGTTCTGGCTCGCTTCCGTAGAAGCCGCGTTCCTCGAATGGCTCCCGACCCCGCCGCTGACCCGCGACCAGGTAGAGCTGCTGAAAAGCGACAACGTCGTTTCGGAAGGTGCGCTGACGCTGCAGGATCTCGAAGTCGAACCGACGGCGTGCGAAGCGATCCTGCCGACCTATCTCGACCGTTTCCGCCCCGGCGGCCGCTATAACCGGTTCCGGGCGGCCTGA